A section of the Deinococcus taeanensis genome encodes:
- a CDS encoding aldo/keto reductase, with translation MTPSPLPTRTLGTLTVSALGLGCMGMSAFYGPRDDSENLRTLDRALELGVTFYDTADMYGPHTNEELLGGWLQGKRDRVILATKFGIQFAPDAPGGRRVNGRPEYVRQAIEGSLKRLRTDHVDLYYLHRVDPDTPIEDTVGAMSDLVREGLVRAIGLSEASPDTLRRAHATHPITALQSEYSLWTRDPEQDVLATCRELGVGFVPYSPLGRGFLTGEIRTPDDLADDDFRKHNPRFQGENFQKNLDLVREVRALAADKGCTPSQLALAWVLAQGPDLVPIPGTKRVKYLEDNLGALSVQLTPDELARIDAAFPPGAAQGTRYPESSMSSLS, from the coding sequence ATGACCCCCAGCCCCCTGCCCACCCGTACCCTCGGAACCCTCACTGTGTCTGCCCTCGGCCTGGGCTGCATGGGCATGAGTGCCTTCTACGGTCCGCGCGACGACAGCGAGAACCTCCGCACCCTGGACCGCGCCCTGGAGCTGGGCGTGACCTTCTACGATACCGCCGACATGTACGGCCCGCACACCAACGAGGAACTCCTCGGCGGCTGGCTGCAGGGCAAACGCGACCGCGTGATTCTCGCCACGAAGTTCGGCATTCAGTTCGCTCCGGACGCCCCTGGTGGGCGGCGCGTCAACGGCCGGCCCGAGTACGTCCGGCAGGCCATTGAAGGCAGCCTCAAGCGCCTGCGCACCGACCACGTGGACCTGTACTACCTGCACCGTGTGGACCCGGACACCCCAATTGAGGACACCGTCGGAGCCATGAGCGACCTTGTGCGCGAGGGTCTGGTCCGCGCCATCGGGCTCAGTGAAGCCAGCCCGGACACCCTGCGCCGGGCTCACGCCACCCACCCCATCACGGCGCTGCAAAGCGAATACTCCCTGTGGACCCGGGACCCGGAGCAGGACGTGCTGGCCACCTGCCGCGAACTGGGCGTGGGCTTCGTGCCGTACAGCCCGCTGGGCCGGGGCTTCCTGACCGGTGAGATCCGCACCCCGGACGACCTTGCCGACGACGACTTCCGCAAGCACAACCCCCGCTTCCAGGGGGAGAACTTCCAGAAGAACCTCGACCTTGTGCGCGAGGTCCGCGCCCTGGCGGCCGACAAGGGCTGCACGCCGTCGCAGCTGGCCCTCGCCTGGGTGCTGGCGCAGGGCCCGGACCTCGTTCCGATCCCCGGCACCAAGCGCGTGAAGTACCTGGAGGACAACCTGGGGGCCCTCAGCGTGCAACTGACCCCCGACGAACTGGCCCGCATCGACGCCGCCTTCCCGCCCGGCGCGGCGCAGGGCACCCGTTACCCTGAGTCGAGCATGAGCAGCCTCAGCTGA